One window of the Colletotrichum lupini chromosome 9, complete sequence genome contains the following:
- a CDS encoding methyltransferase domain-containing protein — MNSPPNSLREEQLRDLLVKSARGPPSDQEPPEKRLKLGGPPSPATSGPAVMSPPGSTDTAITVGSHNGDEYDTESLTDSVREHMYENRLRYHAYRAGRYAFPNDAIEQDRDEMKHIISIELKAPKSWIWIIVANTCRHVMNAFFCKNHHNVVHDASAMKRTTPESCDVITEPFVYILGYAVNRSELTPFFTGTGPGHWPIELADMHPNSTFLGIDLSPIQPSEVPPNCHFMVDDIEHENGWDLDEEYFDFIHLRHTLHSIRDRNDLMQRAYRHLKPGGWFEIQELEFFPLCDDQSCPDGDGYGFRVFTQYLDAGLRVLGSEMHGIRAAADEMRAAGFENVEEDRRKCPIGDWPARPELRECGILMRETILEGLKGLATRPFRALGWTEIQIEMFLLDSMEENRSTRRSHDEATSTHEITNHRIPIKAMVQPAGWHHYHYHHHQNNGTASVWRSLGGLWGLRTAGGSFGFGMSLSHFGYSGRWGSFLLAFYFEEVMRLLRPWRPRWLYQLLIGLVYLTVSSRHIGVVRTKGFVQRAIPRSRRILRRWYVYNAHGKYTAKPLIPEGSLLVFYASIPP; from the exons ATGAATTCGCCGCCAAACTCATTACGCGAAGAACAACTGAGAGATCTCTTGGTGAAGTCCGCTCGCGGCCCGCCTTCAGACCAAGAACCCCCCGAAAAGCGGCTTAAACTCGGCGGACCCCCTTCTCCGGCAACCTCAGGCCCGGCCGTCATGTCACCGCCCGGTTCCACCGATACAGCTATCACTGTCGGTTCTCATAATGGCGATGAGTACGACACCGAGAGCTTGACCGACAGTGTGAGAGAGCACATGTACGAGAACCGACTACGATATCACGCCTACCGCGCAGGACGTTATGCATTTCCCAACGATGCTATTGAGCAGGACCGCGACGAGATGAAGCACATCATCAGCATTGAGCTGA AGGCGCCGAAGTCCTGGATCTGG ATCATCGTGGCGAATACCTGCCGCCACGTTATGAACGCTTTCTTCTGCAAGAATCATCACAACGTTGTTCATGATGCCTCGGCAATGAAGAGAACAACGCCAGAATCTTGCGACGTCATCACCGAGCCGTTTGTTTACATCTTAGGATATGCTGTGAATCGCAGTGAGTTAACACCATTCTTCACAGGAACTGGACCCGGTCACTGGCCTATTGAAC TCGCCGATATGCATCCCAACTCTACGTTTCTCGGCATCGATTTATCTCCGATTCAGCCAAGTGAAGTGCCTCCCAACTGTCACTTCATGGTCGACGATATTGAACACGAAAATGGATGGGATCTAGACGAAGAGTACTTTGATTTCATCCATCTGCGACATACCCTGCACTCCATTCGCGATCGCAACGATCTCATGCAACGCGCCTATAG GCACCTCAAGCCTGGTGGTTGGTTTGAAATACAAGAACTCGAGTTCTTCCCTTTGTGCGACGACCAGTCCTGCCCAGACGGAGATGGGTACGGCTTCCGAGTCTTCACGCAGTACCTCGACGCGGGATTAAGAGTGCTTGGATCAGAAATGCATGGAAttcgcgccgccgccgatgagATGCGGGCCGCTGGTTTCGAGAACGTGGAAGAGGACAGGAGGAAATGTCCCATCGGCGACTGGCCAGCAAGGCCTGAGCTGCGCGAGTGTGGCATATTGATGCGGGAAACGATCTTGGAAGGTCTCAAGGGTCTGGCGACAAGGCCTTTCAGAGCCCTGGGATGGACCGAGATACAGATCGAGATGTTCTTGTTGGAC TCTATGGAAGAAAACCGCTCGACGCGCCGAAGCCATGA CGAGGCGACGAGTACGCATGAGATCACCAATCACCGCATACCGATAAAGGCGAT GGTTCAGCCGGCGGGCTGGCATCATTATCattatcatcatcatcaaaaCAACGGCACTGCATCGGTTTGGAGATCTCTCGGTGGGCTTTGGGGTCTACGGACAGCGGGAGGTAGCTTCGGCTTTGGCATGTCGTTATCACATTTCGGCTACAGCGGGCGATGGGGGAGTTTTTTGTTGGCTTTCTACTTCGAGGAAGTCATGAGATTATTAAGACCATGGCGGCCTCGTTGGCTATATCAGCTTCTAATAGGTCTGGTGTATCTTACCGTTTCATCCCGCCATATTGGAGTAGTCCGCACGAAGGGGTTCGTTCAAAGAGCAATCCCTCGAAGTCGACGAATATTGCGGAGGTGGTATGTCTATAACGCCCATGGAAAATACACTGCAAAGCCTCTCATCCCCGAGGGCTCATTGCTAGTTTTCTACGCTTCTATTCCTCCCTGA